GATGCCAAAGTGTAATCCGCTTTAATTTATACCATATAAAGTGAAACTTTAATTGGTGTGGGGCTTTGCCTCACATCAATTATTAGTTGAACCAATCGGGCTTTTACGGGCAGTTGATTCCCCATCTAATTTCTTTGCTTTCGCTGAATTTTGAGGAGGGGTCTTACTGCCCGTTAATGCGGGATAAAAATTCGCAATGATGTGGATTCTTATATGGTATTTTTGTTTTTTTAGGAGATGCTAGAAAGGAATTATAGAAAGGGGGAATAGAAATGCAATTAGCAACGCATGAATTACGTGACTTAAGTGAACTGATAGCGGGTGACTATAACACAATTAATACGATGTCTACATATATACAGCAAGCACAGGATGATGAGTTGAAACAAATGTTACAGAATCATCTTCCTCTTCATGTGCAAGATTATAATTTGAAGGTGGAATTTATACAAGGTGAGACAACTCCAAATATATCAAAGTTTCAGCCGTCTAAATTAAAACCAGTATTAGCTTCTTATACAGAGGCACCTTCACAAAAGTATTCCCCCGTTACACCAAGCGTCAGTGCACAACCACCTAATGATCGAGCAATTGCGACTGGATATTTATTGAATCAAAAGTCTTCTGCGTTTAATTGTGCAGGTTCTTTATTAGAGTGTGCGAATCCAGAGTTAAGAACGCTTTTAGAAAATACCTTTTTAAATAGTAGTCACCATGCTTATGACATTTGGCAGTATATGGTGAAGAAAGGGTATTATCAGCTATCACCAGCACCAAGTTCTGAAATGCAAGCCATAGCGAGTATGTATCAGCCTATTAATGAAGGATAACCAAAAAAGATTGACAAGTTCTATCAAATATTTTAAGGTGATTTTATAAGATTGCGTATATAAAGGGGAGTAACTTGTCACAATAAAGTCGTCATTACAGGGAGAAACCCTCGGCTTTATTGGCAACGATTTGTTGTTAGTGAGACCTTTACCAGCAATGGTAAAGGCCCCTTATTGTTTTTTTTAGGACCTTTACTATATTTGGTAAAGGTCCTTTTTGTATGCAGAAAAAGGAGAGGTGAAAAATGAAAAAGTTTATAAACCGATTTCGATTTATGCTTCATTTTCGTCAATTTGGTCCATTTTTATATGACTTTTTTACATCAAAAGAAGTCGCTATGAAAAAGAAAGTATTATCGATTGTATTTTTAATCGGGTATGTCGTATTTCCATTTGATATTATCCCTGATTTTTTGCTATTCTTTGGGGGATTAGATGATATTGCTGTTGTCTTATTTATTTTACAACGAATTGTGAAAATGGCACCGAAGCACTTACAAGAAAAATATAATTTAAATAAAGGATAGGAGTTCATAAATGGAGCAGTTTATTTTAGATGTAATTGAGTATTTAAAGCAGTTTTCTTATTTCGGTGTAATTCTAGCATTAACATTTGAGTTTATTCCAGCAGAAATTGTGTTGCCGCTTGTTGGATATTGGGTATACGAAGGAGATATGAATTTTTGGCTCGCAGTATTAGCTGGAACGATCGGAGGAACGACGGGGCCGCTAACACTATATGCGCTCGGTTATTATGGTGGTCGACCGTTATTACTGAAATATGGAAAATACTTTTTTATAAAGGAAGAACAGATTCAAAAAGCAGATCATTTCTTTGAAAAATATGGACCAGCTGTGGCGTTTCTTGGCCGATTTATTCCAGGGGTTCGTACACTTATTTCAGTTCCATGTGGAATCGCCAAAATGAACATTTGGCAATTTAGCATATACACATTTATAGCGATGTTGCCACTCACAACGCTATATGTATATGTAGGATTGAAATTAGGACCTCATTGGAAAAAAGCAGGTACGATTGTTGAACAATATACATTACCGATACTAGGGGTTGTTTGTTTCATTGTGATAGGAATGTTCATTTTCAAGTTTGTGAAAAAGAAAAATAAAGCGGAGTCTATGTGAAAGATGATGAGACTTTTGTTTGATTAAAAGTATTGGACTTAAAAGGTGCTTTCATATACAGAAAGCACCTTTTGTAACATAGATTATCTTTTTATATTGTGATTTATATGATTAAAATCTACTTTTATCCTCCAAACATCTTTTGGTTATCACATAATACTGTTTCTAGATTGTAAATTTAAATCCTTTTATATATTCCAGTAGGGCTAATCGACATCATATCTACTATTTAGTCTAATAGAGATTTAAATGGAACAACTATATATGAGTGATATATAGTTGTTCCATTTCGATTTGCCAACATATAAGTTGCGGCTATGAAGAACAAAAGGTGACCTGCACTCGTTTTTTTCTTTTTGTTTTAACTTGGCATGGGGCAGGAAGAGGATCTGACCGCTTCTATGCACGGCCGGATGCTCTCCCCCACCTAAAAATAAAGGTTTTATGTCGTTTTTTATTTGTATTTATATAGCTGTTGTGGCACTTTACAGGAAACTGACTGTATATTTACAAAGATGTAATATTTTTCATTATTCGTTTAAACGAGGTTAATATGTGTTAGATACAATAATCCTTGTACTGAATCAAACATATGAGGAGGATTTACGTGAGTAGGAACATGTTTCAGAAGGTAAAAGGTCTTATTGGATTATTAGCAGTTTTCATTTTAGCGTTTGTATCGTTTCCATGGAACACTTCCGCACAAACGGAAGAGAAGAAACAAGAGGAAAAACCGCAGGAGAAAAAACTTGTCTTTCCGGTTGTAAGTGACGTACATATTAAAAATAGCGGAACAGATGATACGTTCCGTTGGAAAAGAGCGATTGAACAGTTTAATACACTTGCGCCAAAACAAGACGCATTTGTTATCGTTGGTGATTTTACAGATTCAGGGTCTAATCAGCAATATGATCGTTTTATGCAAGTATATAATCAATATGCCAATAAAGATGCAGTGAGAATGAATTCACTTGGAAACCATGATTATTGGAATGGTTTATCGGCAGAGGATGCACAAAAACGTTTCTTAGAAAAGACAGGAATGGAATCTATTCATTATCATAAAGTCGTGAAGGGATATCACTTCCTTGTTATGTCACCAGAAGATGGAACAACACATGGGTATTATTCTGATAAACAAATTAATTGGTTGAAAGAAGAAATTGCGAAAGCAAAAGCTGATGATCCAGAAAAACCAATTTTCGTGTTCTTGCACCAGCATATTAAAGAAACTGTGTATGGTAGTCATGAATGGGGAACGAAGGACAGTGCAAAAATTAATGAAGTATTAAAGGATTATCCGCAAGCAATTACATTCTCTGGTCATTCGCACTATCCATTAGATGATCCAAGATCCATTCATCAAAAAGACTTTACATCTGTTGGAACATCTTCAGTAAGTTATATGGAAGTAGAGGGCGGGAAAGTTCAAGGTAATATTCCGCCAGGTGCAAGCGATTTAAGCCAAGGTTTATTAGTAGAGGTAGACGATAAAGAAGTAACAATTAATCGTCGTGATTTCCATACGAATTCTTGGACAGGTGAACCATGGAAGGTTCAACTACCAGCTAAAAAAGAATCGTTTAAACATGTAGAAAACCGCGATAAAGAAAAACCATCTTTCGAGAAAAATGCAAAGTTAAAAGTTTCAAATGTAACTGAGAGTTCAGTAACAGCGACTTTCCCGCAAGCAGTGGATAATCTACTTGTTCATTCTTATCGTTTACAAGCAAGAGATAAAGAAACAGGAGAAATTAAAAATAAGTTATTAGCATTCTCAGAGTTTTATCGTGATCCAGTGCCAAAAGAACTTACGTTTACATTAGGTGGGCTAGATAGTGGAAAAACATACACGCTAGAAGCAGTTGCGATCGATTCATTCGAAAATGAAAGTGAACAGCCATTACAAGCAGAAGTAACAACGAAAAAAGAAATTATTGATCCGAATGTGAAAGTGCCAAAGGCGGATGTATTTGATGTTAACTTTTTAGATGGTACATTTAAAGATAACTCATCATTTGGAAGTAAAGGCGATGTAAAAGGAAATGTATCAATTGAATATGATAAAGCATTGAAAAAGCATGTAATGAAATTAAATGGAAAAGCAAACACATTTGGCTATATTCCGTTTTCAGCAGCGCAAAAAGAGAAAGTGGCGAACACATTTACATTAGAAACGGTATTTTCTATGAATGAAATTCGCGGTCAAGCTATTATGGAAAATACAGAGAGCGGCGGAATTGGATTCGAATCTACTGGAACTGGATATGTAGAATTATGGGCTCATATTGGTGGTAGCTATAAACGTATAGGTACACAATTAGAGGCAAATAAAACATATCATTTAACAGGAACGTATAATGGAAATGAATTAGCAATCTATGTAGATGGAAAAAAAGTAAATAGTCAGCCAGTGACAGGTAAAGTATATCATCCGAATGTACCATTCGCGATTGGTGCAGATCCAACAAGCGATGGTAACGGTGGAGTTCCATTACATGGACAAGTGGCGCTTGCAAAATTATATAGTAAAGCACTTACTTCATCTGAAATAGTAGCGGCATACAATGAGTTTACAAATCGCACAAAACTAGAAGAATTAAATGCTTTATATGAAGAGATTGGTAAAGCAAAAGAAACATTAGCCGGTTCTTATGAATTCGGTGAAAAGCCAGGCCAATATTCACAAGCTGCCTTTACAGAATTACAAACAAGTTATAATGGAGCAAAAGTAGTATTTGAAAATATGGCGACGACAGGTGAGCAAGCAGTTGGGGCATATCACAGTTTAAAAACAGCACATCAAACATTTGTACAATCAAAAGTAGTTGACCAAAAATCAGAAACGCCAAAAGAGAAATTACAAAAAACAATTGATGCAGCAAAAGTTTTATTAGCGAAAGTTCAAGTAGGACAAGAACCAGGACAATATCAAGAAGTTCCAGTTAAAGCATTAGAAGGAAAAATCAAAGTAGCGGAATCTGTAGTAAAAGATACAAAAGTAAAAGATCAGTATGTAGAAACAATGAATCGTACATTAGAATATGCGATGCAGCTTGTTGAAAAGAGTGTAAATAAGTAAGAGAATGGGAAGCTTGCCTTGGGCGAGCTTCTTTTATTAGTAGGAATTTATGTCGTATCGCCGATATATGTAGTGATTCCGCCGATATATTATTTCATGTTACAATAAAGAGAGATGAAACAAACGTAAAGGGGCGAAAGATTTGGAAGAGCAAAAGCTAAAAAGAATTCTTGAATATGTATGGATTGCAGTTGTGCTCCTTGTTGGATATTATTTTTTGAAAGATAAAAGTAAATGGGTTCTGTTTTTAATGACTTTTCTATTAGCAGGATTAGGAGCATTGTTTATTAACTTTTTCTTTGATAGTGTAACTGCATGGAAAAAGAAAAAGAAGGAAACAAAATAATAAAGTGAAACTTTAATCAGTGGGGGATTTCTTCATCCCCCACTGATTGCTAGCCCACACTAATCGGGCTTTTGTGGGCAGTTCATGCGGGATAAAAGAGAATGGATATGCGAAACTGGAAGCTTGTGTACCAATTGGTTGTAATGATGATTGTAATTACGATTGGTATTGTAAATTACTCGTCATCAATAAGAAATTGTGCCTGGTTTACAGCTTGCATCGACATATTTTTCATTCTACAAACGTTAACAAAAAAACAAACTCGAACGTAAAGCAGCTCGCTAATATAGCGAGCTGTTTTTCATGCTTTTTTTTGTTCACCATTATTTTCTTTGGTCAGTAAATGGCTATTACGTCTAGAGTAGAAGAAATATACACATAGTCCAATGACAAGCCAAACAGCAAATCCTTTCCAAGTTGTTGCAGAAAGGTTAATCATTAAATAGAGACAACAACAAATTGCAACAATTGGTAATATAGGTACGAATGGTGCACGGAAACCTCTTTTTAAATCTGGGTGTGTTTTGCGTAAAATAAGTACAGCAAAGCAAACGAATGTAAAGGCTGTTAGTGTACCGATGTTCACTAAATTTGCAAGTAGATGTAAATCTAGTAATCCTGCTAATAAAGCTGCTGCAATGCCAGTAATCCACGTATTTAATAGAGGTATTTTAACTCTTTGATTCACGCGAGCTAATGCTTTTGGAAGTAGCCCGTCACGGCTCATTGCATAGGAAACGCGAACTTGCCCATACATAACGACTAAAATAACGGTTGTCATTCCTGTCATTGCACCGACAGCTAATAATCCAGCAATGGTGTCTTCACCAACGAAATGAAGCGCAAAAGCAACTGGATCTGAAACATCTAGTTGTGTATAAGGAACCATCCCTGTTAAAACAAAGGATACAATCATATAGAGTACCGTACAAATGAGAAGGGAACCGATAATTCCAATTGGTAAATCTCGCTGTGGTTTTTTCGTTTCTTCAGCAGCTGTTGCAATGGCATCAAATCCTAGAAAGGCAAAAAATACTGTTGCTGCACCTGTAATAATCCCATCATATCCAAATGGTAAAAACGGTGTCCAATTTTCCGGTTTGACGTATTTTGCACCTGCTACGATAAAGGCAATAATCACTGCTAATTTAACTAATACCATAATATTATTAATGCGAGCACTTTCGCGTACACCGAAGCTAAGAAGCAGTGTAATAAAAAGTAAAATACATACAGCTGGTAAATCGATTATTCCGCCTTTTCCCATTCCAGGGGCTGAGGCGATAATGGCGGGTAGATGAATATTAAATCCGGAAAGTAACGATTGTAAATATCCTGACCATCCGACAGCAACCGCCGCAACTGCCAGTAAATACTCTAGCATTAAACACCAGCCAACAATGAAGGCAACGACTTCTCCAACTGTCATATACGCATAGGTGTAAACGCTTCCTGAAATAGGGATAGAAGAAGCAAATTCTGCATAGCAGAAGGCCACACATGCACAGGTAAATGCAGCAATAAGAAAAGATAGCATAATACCAGGACCAGAATGTTTGGCCGCAACAATACCTGTTAAGACGAAAATACCTGTCCCAATTACAGCTCCAATTCCTAAAAAGGTTAAATCTAACGCAGTTAACGTTCTTTCTAATTGCCGTGGTGATTCAGTAGTAAGTGGTTTTTTTCGTAATAATGATTTCACTTGGACTCTCCCCTCATTCTTCGATTTTCACAACTGCGAATATAATACGAGCCCACTGCAAAATAGTCCATAAGCGAATAGAGGCACAGTTGTGTGCTTTGATAAAAAATCTAGAATTGCTGTAGTCATTTTATTATAATTCAGAATATTTTGTCAAATAAAATGTAACAAATAAAATCTTAGATGTAAGGAAAAACTAACACCAAAAATAGATGTATTTTATAAAGTAGGAGAAGATATTATGCTGTTTTATTTTGAAATTGTCGTTATTTTACTTTGTACGAAATTAGCTGGTGATATTAGTGTTAGACTTGGTCAACCATCGGTACTAGGAAAATTAATTGTTGGAATTATTATTGGTCCCGCTGTTTTTGGAATTATTAATAGTTCTGAACTTATTGATGAACTTAGTGAAATTGGTGTTCTGTTACTCATGTTTATGGCAGGATTAGAAACTGATTTGGAGGAATTAAATCGCAATTTGAAATCTTCATTCGCAGTAGCGATGGGAGGTATCATTTTTCCTTTCCTCGGTGGATATTTGGCGGGACTCGCATTTGGGATGTTACAATCACATGCTATTTTCCTAGGATTACTGCTCTGTGCAACATCAGTGAGTATTTCTGTTCAAACATTGCGAGACTTAGGGAAAATGAATACAAGGGAAAGTACAACGATTTTAGGGGCTGCTGTATTTGATGACGTTATCGTTGTTATTTTATTAGCCTTTGTTATGAGTTTTTTAGGCACACAAGATGTGAGTATTACACTTGTTATCGCTAAGAAAATCATTTTTTTCGTAAGTATTGTTTTCATTGGATGGAAAGTGGTTCCGTGGATTATGAAAATGTTGGTGCCGCTCCGTGTGTCAGAGGCGTTAATTAGTGCAGCACTTATTATTTGTTTTTCATTTGCTTACTATAGTGAGCAAATGGGGATTGCTGGTATCATTGGTGCATTTGCTGCGGGGATTGCCATTTCACAAACAACATATAAACACGAAGTAGAACATAAAATAGAACCGATTGCTTATGCGATTTTTGTACCAATCTTTTTTGTTAGCATCGGGATGGAGATTACATTTCAAGGTATCGGAAACCAAATTTGGTTTATTGTCATCATGACGATTGTTGCCATTATCACAAAGCTAGTGGGATCAGGCTTAGGAGCGAGGTTAACAGGTTTTAACTTAAAGTCTTCGATTAGCATTGGGGCTGGGATGGTATCGCGTGGAGAAGTAGCACTTATTATTGCAGCAAATGGACTTGCAGCAAATTTGTTAGCGAAAGAAAATTTCACTGCAATTGTAATTGTTGTTATCCTTACGACGATTATTACACCACCGTTATTGAAGAAGTATTTTGTGTAAAGAAAGGGCTTATCGAATGTCGATAAGTTCCTTTTTTTTGATTGTGAAATGTAATATGAACTCAATTGAAAATAGAGTTTCTATGTAGTAATTGTGTTAAAATTTATGTGTGCTTTAGTACTAGAAGGAGAAAAATGAATGAAAATTACATGGAAAAAAGTTATATGTGTAGTTGTAATTCTTTTAATGTGTTTGCCATTTACATTAGGAAAAGAATCAAAAGTTAAAGATTTTCCTGTTTCTGTTTTCTCTTCTTATATTGCAGGAGATGATTCGAAAGGATATAGATACACTTCCTTTTTGCCTGATGCTGCAATTTGGATAAATGGATGGGAAAAGAAGTGGTCGGAAGGAGAAAGGACGGTCTATCAAAAAGGAGATCGAATTGTAAATGTGTTTCATCC
This sequence is a window from Bacillus pseudomycoides DSM 12442. Protein-coding genes within it:
- a CDS encoding spore coat protein, which produces MQLATHELRDLSELIAGDYNTINTMSTYIQQAQDDELKQMLQNHLPLHVQDYNLKVEFIQGETTPNISKFQPSKLKPVLASYTEAPSQKYSPVTPSVSAQPPNDRAIATGYLLNQKSSAFNCAGSLLECANPELRTLLENTFLNSSHHAYDIWQYMVKKGYYQLSPAPSSEMQAIASMYQPINEG
- a CDS encoding YkvA family protein, yielding MKKFINRFRFMLHFRQFGPFLYDFFTSKEVAMKKKVLSIVFLIGYVVFPFDIIPDFLLFFGGLDDIAVVLFILQRIVKMAPKHLQEKYNLNKG
- a CDS encoding DedA family protein, producing MEQFILDVIEYLKQFSYFGVILALTFEFIPAEIVLPLVGYWVYEGDMNFWLAVLAGTIGGTTGPLTLYALGYYGGRPLLLKYGKYFFIKEEQIQKADHFFEKYGPAVAFLGRFIPGVRTLISVPCGIAKMNIWQFSIYTFIAMLPLTTLYVYVGLKLGPHWKKAGTIVEQYTLPILGVVCFIVIGMFIFKFVKKKNKAESM
- a CDS encoding LamG-like jellyroll fold domain-containing protein; amino-acid sequence: MRRIYVSRNMFQKVKGLIGLLAVFILAFVSFPWNTSAQTEEKKQEEKPQEKKLVFPVVSDVHIKNSGTDDTFRWKRAIEQFNTLAPKQDAFVIVGDFTDSGSNQQYDRFMQVYNQYANKDAVRMNSLGNHDYWNGLSAEDAQKRFLEKTGMESIHYHKVVKGYHFLVMSPEDGTTHGYYSDKQINWLKEEIAKAKADDPEKPIFVFLHQHIKETVYGSHEWGTKDSAKINEVLKDYPQAITFSGHSHYPLDDPRSIHQKDFTSVGTSSVSYMEVEGGKVQGNIPPGASDLSQGLLVEVDDKEVTINRRDFHTNSWTGEPWKVQLPAKKESFKHVENRDKEKPSFEKNAKLKVSNVTESSVTATFPQAVDNLLVHSYRLQARDKETGEIKNKLLAFSEFYRDPVPKELTFTLGGLDSGKTYTLEAVAIDSFENESEQPLQAEVTTKKEIIDPNVKVPKADVFDVNFLDGTFKDNSSFGSKGDVKGNVSIEYDKALKKHVMKLNGKANTFGYIPFSAAQKEKVANTFTLETVFSMNEIRGQAIMENTESGGIGFESTGTGYVELWAHIGGSYKRIGTQLEANKTYHLTGTYNGNELAIYVDGKKVNSQPVTGKVYHPNVPFAIGADPTSDGNGGVPLHGQVALAKLYSKALTSSEIVAAYNEFTNRTKLEELNALYEEIGKAKETLAGSYEFGEKPGQYSQAAFTELQTSYNGAKVVFENMATTGEQAVGAYHSLKTAHQTFVQSKVVDQKSETPKEKLQKTIDAAKVLLAKVQVGQEPGQYQEVPVKALEGKIKVAESVVKDTKVKDQYVETMNRTLEYAMQLVEKSVNK
- a CDS encoding amino acid permease; translation: MKSLLRKKPLTTESPRQLERTLTALDLTFLGIGAVIGTGIFVLTGIVAAKHSGPGIMLSFLIAAFTCACVAFCYAEFASSIPISGSVYTYAYMTVGEVVAFIVGWCLMLEYLLAVAAVAVGWSGYLQSLLSGFNIHLPAIIASAPGMGKGGIIDLPAVCILLFITLLLSFGVRESARINNIMVLVKLAVIIAFIVAGAKYVKPENWTPFLPFGYDGIITGAATVFFAFLGFDAIATAAEETKKPQRDLPIGIIGSLLICTVLYMIVSFVLTGMVPYTQLDVSDPVAFALHFVGEDTIAGLLAVGAMTGMTTVILVVMYGQVRVSYAMSRDGLLPKALARVNQRVKIPLLNTWITGIAAALLAGLLDLHLLANLVNIGTLTAFTFVCFAVLILRKTHPDLKRGFRAPFVPILPIVAICCCLYLMINLSATTWKGFAVWLVIGLCVYFFYSRRNSHLLTKENNGEQKKA
- a CDS encoding cation:proton antiporter yields the protein MLFYFEIVVILLCTKLAGDISVRLGQPSVLGKLIVGIIIGPAVFGIINSSELIDELSEIGVLLLMFMAGLETDLEELNRNLKSSFAVAMGGIIFPFLGGYLAGLAFGMLQSHAIFLGLLLCATSVSISVQTLRDLGKMNTRESTTILGAAVFDDVIVVILLAFVMSFLGTQDVSITLVIAKKIIFFVSIVFIGWKVVPWIMKMLVPLRVSEALISAALIICFSFAYYSEQMGIAGIIGAFAAGIAISQTTYKHEVEHKIEPIAYAIFVPIFFVSIGMEITFQGIGNQIWFIVIMTIVAIITKLVGSGLGARLTGFNLKSSISIGAGMVSRGEVALIIAANGLAANLLAKENFTAIVIVVILTTIITPPLLKKYFV